Proteins encoded together in one Camelus dromedarius isolate mCamDro1 chromosome 11, mCamDro1.pat, whole genome shotgun sequence window:
- the ASIC1 gene encoding acid-sensing ion channel 1 isoform X1 codes for MPIQIFCSVSFSSGEEVPGPLGDVWGPHQRQQRDNSESEEEEEKEKETERKEFGKGDSPTDLVAFANSCTLHGASHVFVEGGPGPRQALWAVAFVLALGAFLCQVGDRVAYYLSYPHVTLLDEVATTELAFPAVTLCNTNAVRLSQLSYPDLLYLAPMLGLDESDDPGVPLAPPGPEAFSGEPFNLHRFYNRSCHRLEDMLLYCSYCGGPCGPHNFSVVFTRYGKCYTFNSGRDGRPRLKTMKGGTGNGLEIMLDIQQDEYLPVWGETDETSFEAGIKVQIHSQDEPPFIDQLGFGVAPGFQTFVACQEQRLIYLPPPWGTCKAVTMDLDFFDSYSITACRIDCETRYLVENCNCRMVHMPGDAPYCTPEQYKECADPALDFLVEKDQEYCVCEMPCNLTRYGKELSMVKIPSKASAKYLAKKFNKSEQYIGENILVLDIFFEVLNYETIEQKKAYEIAGLLGDIGGQMGLFIGASILTVLELFDYAYEVIKHKLCRRGKCQKEAKRTSTDKGVALSLDDVKRHNPCESLRGHPAGMTYAANILPHHPARGTFEDFTC; via the exons ATGCCCATCCAGATATTCTGTTCTGTGTCATTCTCCTCTGGAGAGGAGGTCCCGGGGCCCTTGGGAGATGTTTGGGGTCCCCACCAGCGGCAACAGCGGGACAACTCAGagtcagaagaggaagaagagaaggaaaaggagacagagaggaaggagtTTGGAAAGGGGGATTCACCGACGGACTTAGTGGCCTTCGCCAATAGCTGCACCCTCCATGGCGCCAGCCACGTCTTTGTGGAGGGGGGTCCAGGGCCGCGGCAGGCCCTGTGGGCAGTGGCCTTTGTCCTGGCACTGGGCGCCTTTCTGTGTCAGGTAGGGGATCGAGTTGCCTATTACCTCAGCTACCCACATGTGACTCTGCTAGACGAAGTGGCCACCACGGAGCTGGCCTTCCCGGCGGTCACCCTCTGCAACACCAATGCTGTGCGGCTGTCCCAGCTCAGCTACCCTGACTTGCTCTACCTGGCCCCCATGCTGGGGCTGGATGAAAGTGATGACCCCGGGGTGCCCCTTGCCCCGCCGGGGCCCGAGGCCTTCTCTGGGGAGCCCTTCAACCTGCACCGCTTCTACAATCGCTCCTGCCACCGGCTGGAGGACATGCTGCTCTATTGCTCCTACTGCGGGGGGCCCTGTGGCCCTCACAACTTCTCAGTG GTCTTCACACGGTATGGAAAATGCTACACGTTCAACTCTGGCCGAGATGGGCGTCCACGGCTGAAGACGATGAAGGGTGGGACAGGCAATGGGCTGGAAATCATGCTGGACATCCAGCAGGATGAATACCTGCCCGTATGGGGGGAGACCG ATGAGACGTCATTTGAAGCAGGCATCAAAGTGCAGATCCACAGTCAGGATGAACCTCCCTTCATTGACCAGCTGGGCTTTGGCGTAGCCCCAGGGTTCCAGACCTTTGTGGCCTGCCAAGAGCAGCGG CTCATCTACCTGCCCCCGCCCTGGGGCACCTGCAAAGCTGTTACCATGGACTTGGATTTCTTCGACTCCTACAGCATTACCGCCTGCCGCATTGACTGTGAGACACGTTACCTGGTGGAGAACTGTAACTGTCGCATGGTGCACATGCCAG GGGATGCCCCATACTGCACTCCAGAGCAGTACAAGGAGTGTGCAGATCCTGCTCTAG ACTTCCTGGTGGAGAAGGACCAGGAGTACTGTGTGTGTGAAATGCCCTGCAACTTGACCCGTTATGGCAAGGAGCTGTCCATGGTCAAGATCCCCAGCAAAGCGTCAGCCAAGTACCTGGCCAAGAAGTTCAACAAATCTGAGCAGTACATAGG GGAGAACATCCTGGTACTGGACATTTTCTTTGAAGTCCTCAACTATGAGACCATTGAGCAGAAGAAAGCCTATGAGATTGCAGGGCTCCTGG GTGACATTGGGGGCCAGATGGGGCTGTTCATCGGGGCCAGCATCCTCACGGTGCTGGAGCTCTTTGACTATGCTTACGAG gtcATTAAACACAAGCTGTGCAGACGAGGGAAGTGCCAGAAGGAGGCCAAAAGGACCAGCACGGACAAGGGCGTGGCCCTCAGCCTGGATGACGTCAAAAGACAC AACCCGTGTGAGAGCCTCCGGGGCCATCCTGCCGGGATGACGTATGCTGCCAACATCCTACCTCACCATCCGGCCCGAGGCACTTTTGAGGACTTTACCTGCTGA
- the SMARCD1 gene encoding SWI/SNF-related matrix-associated actin-dependent regulator of chromatin subfamily D member 1 isoform X2, which translates to MAARAGFQSVAPSGGAGASGGAGAAAALGPGGTPGPPVRMGPAPGQGLYRSPMPGAAYPRPGMLPGSRMTPQGPSMGPPGYGGNPSVRPGLAQSGMDQSRKRPAPQQIQQVQQQAVQNRNHNAKKKKMADKILPQRIRELVPESQAYMDLLAFERKLDQTIMRKRLDIQEALKRPIKSALSKYDATKQKRKFSSFFKSLVIELDKDLYGPDNHLVEWHRTATTQETDGFQVKRPGDVNVRCTVLLMLDYQPPQFKLDPRLARLLGIHTQTRPVIIQALWQYIKTHKLQDPHEREFVICDKYLQQIFESQRMKFSEIPQRLHALLMPPEPIIINHVISVDPNDQKKTACYDIDVEVDDTLKTQMNSFLLSTASQQEIATLDNKIHETIETINQLKTQREFMLSFARDPQGFINDWLQSQCRDLKTMTDVVGNPEEERRAEFYFQPWAQEAVCRYFYSKVQQRRQELEQALGIRNT; encoded by the exons ATGGCGGCCCGGGCGGGTTTCCAGTCTGTGGCTCCGAGCGGCGGCGCCGGAGCCTCAGGAGGGGCGGGCGCGGCGGCTGCCCTGGGCCCAGGCGGGACTCCAGGGCCTCCCGTGCGAATGGGTCCGGCGCCGGGTCAAGGGCTATACCGCTCCCCGATGCCCGGAGCGGCCTATCCG AGACCAGGTATGCTACCAGGCAGCCGAATGACACCTCAGGGACCTTCCATGGGACCCCCTGGCTATGGGGGGAACCCTTCAGTCCGACCTGGCCTAGCCCAGTCAGGGATGGACCAGTCCCGCAAGAGACCTGCACCTCAGCAGATCCAGCAGGTCCAGCAGCAGGCGGTCCAAAATCGGAACCACAA tgcaaagaaaaagaagatggcTGACAAAATTCTACCTCAAAGG ATTCGTGAACTGGTACCAGAATCCCAGGCCTATATGGATCTCTTGGCTTTTGAAAGGAAACTGGACCAGACTATCATGAGGAAACGGCTAGATATCCAGGAGGCCTTGAAACGTCCCATCAAG tCAGCCTTGTCCAAATATGATGCCACCAAACAAAAgaggaagttctcttctttttttaagtctttggTGATTGAACTGGACAAAGACCTGTATGGGCCAGACAACCATCTGGTAGAA TGGCACAGGACCGCCACTACCCAGGAGACGGATGGCTTCCAGGTGAAACGACCAGGAGACGTGAATGTGCGGTGTACTGTCCTACTGATGCTGGATTACCAG CCCCCTCAGTTTAAATTAGACCCTCGTCTGGCTCGGCTCCTGGGCATCCACACCCAGACCCGTCCAGTGATCATCCAAGCACTGTGGCAATATATTAAGACACATAAGCTCCAGGACCCACATGAGCGGGAGTTTGTCATCTGTGACAAGTACCTCCAGCAG ATCTTTGAGTCTCAACGTATGAAGTTTTCAGAGATCCCCCAACGGCTCCACGCCTTGCTTATGCCTCCAGAGCCCATCATCATCAATCATGTCATCAG TGTTGACCCGAATGATCAGAAAAAGACAGCTTGTTATGACATTGATGTGGAAGTGGATGATACTTTGAAGACCCAGATGAATTCTTTCCTGCTGTCTACTGCCAGCCAGCAGGAGATTGCTACTCTAGACAACAAG aTCCATGAGACAATAGAAACTATCAATCAGCTGAAGACCCAGCGGGAGTTCATGCTGAGCTTTGCCAGAGACCCTCAGGGTTTCATCAACGACTGGCTTCAGTCCCAGTGTCGGGACCTCAAG ACCATGACTGATGTTGTGGGTAACCCAGAGGAAGAGCGCCGAGCTGAGTTCTACTTCCAGCCTTGGGCACAGGAGGCCGTGTGCCGTTACTTCTACTCCAAG GTGCAGCAGAGACGACAAGAATTAGAGCAAGCCCTGGGAATCCGAAATACATAG
- the SMARCD1 gene encoding SWI/SNF-related matrix-associated actin-dependent regulator of chromatin subfamily D member 1 isoform X1 produces the protein MAARAGFQSVAPSGGAGASGGAGAAAALGPGGTPGPPVRMGPAPGQGLYRSPMPGAAYPRPGMLPGSRMTPQGPSMGPPGYGGNPSVRPGLAQSGMDQSRKRPAPQQIQQVQQQAVQNRNHNAKKKKMADKILPQRIRELVPESQAYMDLLAFERKLDQTIMRKRLDIQEALKRPIKQKRKLRIFISNTFNPAKSDAEDGEGTVASWELRVEGRLLEDSALSKYDATKQKRKFSSFFKSLVIELDKDLYGPDNHLVEWHRTATTQETDGFQVKRPGDVNVRCTVLLMLDYQPPQFKLDPRLARLLGIHTQTRPVIIQALWQYIKTHKLQDPHEREFVICDKYLQQIFESQRMKFSEIPQRLHALLMPPEPIIINHVISVDPNDQKKTACYDIDVEVDDTLKTQMNSFLLSTASQQEIATLDNKIHETIETINQLKTQREFMLSFARDPQGFINDWLQSQCRDLKTMTDVVGNPEEERRAEFYFQPWAQEAVCRYFYSKVQQRRQELEQALGIRNT, from the exons ATGGCGGCCCGGGCGGGTTTCCAGTCTGTGGCTCCGAGCGGCGGCGCCGGAGCCTCAGGAGGGGCGGGCGCGGCGGCTGCCCTGGGCCCAGGCGGGACTCCAGGGCCTCCCGTGCGAATGGGTCCGGCGCCGGGTCAAGGGCTATACCGCTCCCCGATGCCCGGAGCGGCCTATCCG AGACCAGGTATGCTACCAGGCAGCCGAATGACACCTCAGGGACCTTCCATGGGACCCCCTGGCTATGGGGGGAACCCTTCAGTCCGACCTGGCCTAGCCCAGTCAGGGATGGACCAGTCCCGCAAGAGACCTGCACCTCAGCAGATCCAGCAGGTCCAGCAGCAGGCGGTCCAAAATCGGAACCACAA tgcaaagaaaaagaagatggcTGACAAAATTCTACCTCAAAGG ATTCGTGAACTGGTACCAGAATCCCAGGCCTATATGGATCTCTTGGCTTTTGAAAGGAAACTGGACCAGACTATCATGAGGAAACGGCTAGATATCCAGGAGGCCTTGAAACGTCCCATCAAG CAAAAACGGAAGCTGcgaattttcatttctaacactTTCAATCCGGCTAAGTCAGATGCCGAGGATGGGGAAGGGACGGTGGCTTCCTGGGAGCTTCGGGTAGAAGGACGGCTCCTGGAGGAT tCAGCCTTGTCCAAATATGATGCCACCAAACAAAAgaggaagttctcttctttttttaagtctttggTGATTGAACTGGACAAAGACCTGTATGGGCCAGACAACCATCTGGTAGAA TGGCACAGGACCGCCACTACCCAGGAGACGGATGGCTTCCAGGTGAAACGACCAGGAGACGTGAATGTGCGGTGTACTGTCCTACTGATGCTGGATTACCAG CCCCCTCAGTTTAAATTAGACCCTCGTCTGGCTCGGCTCCTGGGCATCCACACCCAGACCCGTCCAGTGATCATCCAAGCACTGTGGCAATATATTAAGACACATAAGCTCCAGGACCCACATGAGCGGGAGTTTGTCATCTGTGACAAGTACCTCCAGCAG ATCTTTGAGTCTCAACGTATGAAGTTTTCAGAGATCCCCCAACGGCTCCACGCCTTGCTTATGCCTCCAGAGCCCATCATCATCAATCATGTCATCAG TGTTGACCCGAATGATCAGAAAAAGACAGCTTGTTATGACATTGATGTGGAAGTGGATGATACTTTGAAGACCCAGATGAATTCTTTCCTGCTGTCTACTGCCAGCCAGCAGGAGATTGCTACTCTAGACAACAAG aTCCATGAGACAATAGAAACTATCAATCAGCTGAAGACCCAGCGGGAGTTCATGCTGAGCTTTGCCAGAGACCCTCAGGGTTTCATCAACGACTGGCTTCAGTCCCAGTGTCGGGACCTCAAG ACCATGACTGATGTTGTGGGTAACCCAGAGGAAGAGCGCCGAGCTGAGTTCTACTTCCAGCCTTGGGCACAGGAGGCCGTGTGCCGTTACTTCTACTCCAAG GTGCAGCAGAGACGACAAGAATTAGAGCAAGCCCTGGGAATCCGAAATACATAG
- the GPD1 gene encoding glycerol-3-phosphate dehydrogenase [NAD(+)], cytoplasmic isoform X2 gives MAGKKVCIVGSGNWGSAIAKIVGGNAAQLAGFDPRVTMWVFEEDVGGRKLTEIINTQHENVKYLPGHKLPANVVAVPDVVQAAADADILIFVVPHQFIGKICDQLKGHLKADAIGISLIKGVDEGPRGLKLISEVIGERLGIPMSVLMGANIASEVADDKFCETTIGCKDLAQGQLLKELMQTLNFRITVVQEVDTVEICGALKLFCSGPVSSATFLESCGVADLITTCYGGRNRKVAEAFARTGKSIEQLEKEMLNGQKLQGPQTARELHNILQQKGLVDKFPLFTAVYKTCYENQPVGEFIHYLQNHPEHL, from the exons ATGGCCGGCAAGAAAGTCTGCATTGTAGGCTCTGGCAACTG GGGCTCAGCCATCGCCAAGATTGTGGGTGGCAATGCAGCCCAGCTGGCAGGCTTTGACCCACGGGTGACCATGTGGGTGTTTGAGGAAGACGTTGGGGGTAGAAAGCTGACAGAGATCATCAACACACAGCATGAGAATGTCAAGTACCTGCCAGGGCACAAGCTGCCTGCCAACGTG GTGGCTGTCCCAGATGTGGTCCAGGCTGCAGCAGATGCTGACATCCTGATCTTCGTAGTGCCCCATCAATTCATCGGGAAGATCTGTGATCAACTCAAGGGCCACCTGAAGGCAGATGCCATTGGCATATCCCTTATTAAG GGGGTAGACGAGGGCCCCCGCGGGCTGAAGCTCATCTCTGAAGTGATTGGGGAGCGCCTTGGCATCCCCATGAGCGTGCTGATGGGGGCCAACATTGCCAGCGAGGTGGCTGATGACAAGTTCTGTGAGACAACCATTG gGTGCAAGGACCTGGCCCAGGGACAGCTTCTAAAAGAACTGATGCAGACTCTCAACTTCCGCATCACAGTGGTGCAAGAGGTGGATACAGTAGAGATCTGTGGAGCCTTAAAG CTCTTCTGCAGCGGCCCTGTGTCCTCTGCCACCTTCTTGGAGAGCTGTGGTGTTGCTGACCTCATCACTACCTGCTACGGAGGGCGGAACCGCAAGGTGGCTGAGGCCTTCGCCCGAACAGGAAAG TCCATTGAGCAGCTAGAGAAAGAGATGCTGAATGGGCAGAAGCTGCAGGGGCCCCAGACAGCCCGGGAGCTACACAACATCCTCCAGCAAAAGGGCCTGGTGGACAA GTTCCCTCTGTTCACGGCTGTGTACAAGACATGCTATGAGAATCAGCCAGTGGGTGAATTCATCCACTACCTGCAGAATCATCCAGAACATTTGTGA
- the GPD1 gene encoding glycerol-3-phosphate dehydrogenase [NAD(+)], cytoplasmic isoform X1 produces MAGKKVCIVGSGNWGSAIAKIVGGNAAQLAGFDPRVTMWVFEEDVGGRKLTEIINTQHENVKYLPGHKLPANVVAVPDVVQAAADADILIFVVPHQFIGKICDQLKGHLKADAIGISLIKGVDEGPRGLKLISEVIGERLGIPMSVLMGANIASEVADDKFCETTIGCKDLAQGQLLKELMQTLNFRITVVQEVDTVEICGALKNIVAVGAGFCDGLGFGDNTKAAVIRLGLMEMIAFAKLFCSGPVSSATFLESCGVADLITTCYGGRNRKVAEAFARTGKSIEQLEKEMLNGQKLQGPQTARELHNILQQKGLVDKFPLFTAVYKTCYENQPVGEFIHYLQNHPEHL; encoded by the exons ATGGCCGGCAAGAAAGTCTGCATTGTAGGCTCTGGCAACTG GGGCTCAGCCATCGCCAAGATTGTGGGTGGCAATGCAGCCCAGCTGGCAGGCTTTGACCCACGGGTGACCATGTGGGTGTTTGAGGAAGACGTTGGGGGTAGAAAGCTGACAGAGATCATCAACACACAGCATGAGAATGTCAAGTACCTGCCAGGGCACAAGCTGCCTGCCAACGTG GTGGCTGTCCCAGATGTGGTCCAGGCTGCAGCAGATGCTGACATCCTGATCTTCGTAGTGCCCCATCAATTCATCGGGAAGATCTGTGATCAACTCAAGGGCCACCTGAAGGCAGATGCCATTGGCATATCCCTTATTAAG GGGGTAGACGAGGGCCCCCGCGGGCTGAAGCTCATCTCTGAAGTGATTGGGGAGCGCCTTGGCATCCCCATGAGCGTGCTGATGGGGGCCAACATTGCCAGCGAGGTGGCTGATGACAAGTTCTGTGAGACAACCATTG gGTGCAAGGACCTGGCCCAGGGACAGCTTCTAAAAGAACTGATGCAGACTCTCAACTTCCGCATCACAGTGGTGCAAGAGGTGGATACAGTAGAGATCTGTGGAGCCTTAAAG AACATAGTGGCCGTGGGGGCTGGCTTCTGTGATGGGCTGGGCTTTGGTGACAACACCAAGGCGGCAGTGATCCGACTGGGGCTCATGGAGATGATCGCCTTCGCCAAGCTCTTCTGCAGCGGCCCTGTGTCCTCTGCCACCTTCTTGGAGAGCTGTGGTGTTGCTGACCTCATCACTACCTGCTACGGAGGGCGGAACCGCAAGGTGGCTGAGGCCTTCGCCCGAACAGGAAAG TCCATTGAGCAGCTAGAGAAAGAGATGCTGAATGGGCAGAAGCTGCAGGGGCCCCAGACAGCCCGGGAGCTACACAACATCCTCCAGCAAAAGGGCCTGGTGGACAA GTTCCCTCTGTTCACGGCTGTGTACAAGACATGCTATGAGAATCAGCCAGTGGGTGAATTCATCCACTACCTGCAGAATCATCCAGAACATTTGTGA